A genomic window from Rhizobium sp. 007 includes:
- a CDS encoding DUF3309 family protein produces the protein MLGTILLIILILLLIGALPNWGYSRGWGYGPSGGLGLVLIIIIILVLMGRI, from the coding sequence ATGCTCGGAACGATACTTCTCATTATCCTTATTCTGCTTTTGATTGGTGCTCTCCCGAATTGGGGATACAGCCGTGGTTGGGGCTATGGACCTTCCGGGGGTTTGGGGCTAGTCCTCATCATCATAATTATCCTTGTCTTAATGGGCCGGATTTAA
- a CDS encoding YMGG-like glycine zipper-containing protein → MMKKIAIVAALVGALASCTPTERGTAIGAGTGAIIGGAVTDSWGGAAVGAVAGGLTGALIGQSVERRGYCVYRDRYGRRYEARCPRRY, encoded by the coding sequence ATGATGAAAAAAATTGCGATTGTAGCCGCCCTTGTGGGCGCCCTTGCATCCTGCACGCCGACGGAAAGAGGGACGGCCATTGGCGCTGGTACCGGCGCAATCATTGGCGGTGCTGTCACCGACAGCTGGGGTGGCGCTGCAGTCGGTGCAGTTGCTGGCGGCCTTACTGGTGCTCTTATCGGCCAGTCCGTGGAACGCCGCGGCTACTGCGTCTATCGCGACCGCTACGGCCGCCGCTACGAAGCACGCTGCCCGCGCCGTTATTAA
- the phbB gene encoding acetoacetyl-CoA reductase: protein MSRVVLVTGGTRGIGAAISMALRNAGYKVAASYAGNDEKARAFHDVTGIPVFKWDVSDYVACGEGVAKVEAELGGIEVLVNNAGITRDAMFHKMTPQQWHEVINTNLTGLFNMTHHVWGGMRDRSFGRIVNISSINGQKGQMGQVNYSAAKAGDLGFTKALAQEGAAKNITVNAVCPGYIGTEMVLAVPEKVLNERIIPQIPVGRLGEPEEVARCVAFLISDDAGFITGSTLSANGGQFFV, encoded by the coding sequence ATGAGCAGAGTGGTTTTGGTCACCGGTGGCACGCGCGGCATCGGTGCCGCCATTTCGATGGCACTTAGGAATGCGGGCTATAAGGTCGCCGCCAGTTATGCCGGCAACGACGAGAAGGCGAGGGCCTTCCATGACGTGACCGGCATCCCGGTCTTCAAGTGGGATGTTTCCGATTACGTCGCTTGCGGCGAAGGGGTCGCAAAGGTGGAGGCAGAACTCGGCGGCATCGAGGTGCTGGTCAACAATGCCGGCATTACGCGCGACGCAATGTTTCACAAGATGACGCCGCAGCAATGGCATGAGGTCATCAATACAAACCTTACCGGCCTCTTCAACATGACGCACCACGTCTGGGGCGGGATGCGCGACCGTAGCTTCGGACGCATCGTCAACATCTCTTCCATCAATGGCCAAAAGGGCCAGATGGGGCAGGTGAACTATTCGGCTGCCAAGGCGGGTGATCTCGGCTTTACGAAAGCACTTGCCCAGGAGGGGGCAGCGAAGAACATTACGGTGAACGCCGTCTGCCCTGGCTATATCGGCACGGAAATGGTCCTCGCCGTTCCGGAGAAAGTGCTCAACGAGCGGATCATTCCCCAGATTCCGGTCGGGCGCCTTGGCGAGCCGGAGGAAGTCGCGCGCTGCGTTGCCTTTCTCATCTCCGACGATGCCGGCTTTATCACCGGCTCGACGCTTTCGGCGAACGGCGGGCAGTTCTTCGTTTAG
- a CDS encoding acetyl-CoA C-acetyltransferase yields MSSSSIVIASAARTAVGSFNGAFATVPAHELGAAALKAVLERAGVDAAEVDEVILGQVLQAGEGQNPARQAAIKAGVPNEATAWSVNQLCGSGLRAVALGMQQIALGDAKIIVAGGQESMSMAPHAAHLRGGTKMGDMKMVDTMIKDGLTDAFYGYHMGTTAENVARQWQLSRDDQDQFAVSSQNKAEAAQKEGRFKDEIVPFVIQTRKGDVTVEADEYIRHGATLDAMGKLRPAFDKEGTVTAGNASGLNDGAAAAILMTEAEAARRGIQPLARIVSWATAGVDPQVMGTGPIPASRKALEKAGWSVGDLDLVEANEAFAAQACAVNKDLGWDPAIVNVNGGAIAIGHPIGASGARVLNTLLFEMKRRSAKKGLATLCIGGGMGVAMCFEAL; encoded by the coding sequence ATGAGCAGTTCATCCATCGTCATCGCCAGCGCGGCCCGTACAGCGGTCGGCTCTTTCAATGGTGCATTCGCCACGGTTCCGGCGCATGAGCTTGGGGCTGCCGCCCTCAAAGCTGTGCTCGAACGCGCAGGCGTCGACGCAGCCGAGGTCGACGAGGTTATCCTTGGCCAGGTGCTTCAAGCAGGCGAGGGCCAAAATCCAGCGCGCCAGGCGGCCATAAAAGCGGGCGTTCCGAACGAGGCTACCGCCTGGAGCGTCAACCAGCTTTGCGGTTCGGGCCTTCGGGCAGTCGCCCTCGGAATGCAGCAGATCGCGCTGGGGGATGCGAAGATCATCGTCGCCGGCGGCCAGGAATCCATGTCGATGGCTCCGCATGCCGCGCATCTGCGTGGCGGTACGAAGATGGGCGACATGAAGATGGTCGACACCATGATCAAGGACGGCCTGACAGACGCTTTTTACGGCTACCACATGGGCACCACCGCCGAGAACGTCGCCCGCCAGTGGCAACTTTCCCGCGACGACCAGGACCAGTTTGCGGTTTCATCTCAGAACAAGGCGGAAGCGGCCCAGAAGGAAGGCCGCTTCAAGGATGAGATCGTTCCCTTCGTCATCCAGACACGCAAGGGCGATGTGACGGTGGAGGCGGACGAGTACATCCGTCACGGTGCAACACTCGATGCGATGGGCAAGCTTCGTCCGGCTTTCGACAAAGAGGGCACGGTGACGGCTGGCAATGCGTCGGGCCTCAATGACGGCGCGGCAGCCGCGATCCTGATGACGGAAGCGGAGGCCGCCAGGCGCGGCATCCAGCCGCTGGCGCGCATCGTTTCCTGGGCGACGGCTGGTGTGGATCCTCAAGTCATGGGTACTGGCCCGATCCCTGCGTCGCGCAAGGCGCTCGAGAAGGCTGGCTGGTCCGTCGGCGATCTCGACCTGGTCGAGGCGAACGAGGCCTTTGCCGCTCAAGCTTGCGCTGTGAACAAGGATCTTGGCTGGGATCCGGCGATCGTCAACGTCAATGGCGGCGCAATCGCGATCGGTCATCCGATCGGTGCGTCGGGAGCGCGGGTTCTCAACACGCTGCTGTTCGAAATGAAGCGGCGCAGTGCCAAGAAGGGTCTTGCGACACTTTGCATCGGTGGCGGCATGGGTGTCGCCATGTGCTTCGAGGCACTTTGA
- the phaR gene encoding polyhydroxyalkanoate synthesis repressor PhaR has product MAKNEGQIVIKKYANRRLYNTGTSTYVTLEDLAEMVKKGEDFTVQDAKSGDDITHSVLTQIIFEQESKTGNTLLPISFLRQLISYYGDQMQMVVPSFLEHSMRAFTEQQAQMREQVNRAFGESPLGKNLQLPMQMVEDQVRRNTEMFQKAMQMFSPFMTPPAKESKKAEAKDIDELKEQLRALQNKLDNL; this is encoded by the coding sequence ATGGCGAAGAACGAGGGTCAAATAGTCATCAAGAAATACGCCAACCGCCGCCTCTACAATACAGGCACCAGCACCTATGTGACGCTGGAAGATCTGGCGGAGATGGTGAAGAAGGGAGAGGATTTTACGGTACAGGACGCAAAGAGCGGTGATGACATCACACATTCCGTTTTGACCCAGATCATTTTCGAGCAGGAATCAAAAACCGGAAATACGCTGCTGCCGATTTCCTTCCTGCGCCAGCTCATCAGCTATTACGGCGATCAGATGCAGATGGTCGTTCCGAGCTTCCTCGAACATTCCATGCGCGCCTTCACCGAACAGCAGGCGCAGATGCGCGAACAGGTGAACCGCGCCTTCGGCGAATCACCGCTCGGCAAGAACCTGCAGCTGCCGATGCAGATGGTCGAGGACCAGGTCCGCCGCAACACCGAGATGTTTCAGAAGGCCATGCAGATGTTCTCTCCCTTCATGACCCCTCCCGCCAAGGAATCGAAGAAGGCGGAGGCGAAGGATATCGACGAGTTGAAGGAACAGCTGCGCGCCCTGCAGAACAAGCTCGACAATCTCTAA
- the rpmF gene encoding 50S ribosomal protein L32, translated as MAVPKRKTSPSKRGMRRSADALKAPTYVEDKNSGELRRPHHIDLKTGMYRGRQVLTPKESA; from the coding sequence ATGGCTGTACCGAAGAGAAAAACGAGCCCGTCCAAGCGCGGTATGCGCCGTTCTGCAGACGCCCTGAAGGCTCCGACCTACGTGGAAGACAAGAATTCCGGCGAACTGCGCCGCCCGCACCATATCGATCTGAAGACCGGTATGTATCGTGGCCGCCAGGTTCTGACGCCGAAGGAAAGCGCATAA
- a CDS encoding glutathione S-transferase family protein — MDRLTLYIGNKNYSSWSFRPWIAMEATGIPFEEILIPFDFPAGNPRIREISPTGRVPVLLHGSLRVWESLSIIDYVSDLYPEAGLWPKDRAQRAVARSVSMEMLSGFGALRGACPMNIRRERGKIALADGVMADVVRIETIFRELRGRSGGPFLFGGFSAADAMFAPVVSRFDTYDLVTASDTLSYMSALKAHPAWLKWEAAARAEPWSVPKDEV, encoded by the coding sequence ATGGATCGCCTTACCCTCTATATCGGAAACAAGAATTACTCCTCGTGGTCGTTCCGGCCATGGATTGCGATGGAAGCAACGGGCATTCCGTTCGAAGAAATTCTGATCCCCTTTGATTTTCCCGCAGGCAATCCGCGCATCAGGGAAATCTCTCCCACGGGCAGGGTGCCGGTTCTACTCCATGGCAGCCTGCGGGTATGGGAATCGCTCTCGATCATCGACTACGTCTCCGACCTTTATCCCGAGGCGGGGCTTTGGCCCAAGGATCGCGCACAGCGCGCGGTGGCGCGTTCGGTCTCGATGGAGATGCTTTCGGGTTTCGGAGCGCTCAGAGGCGCCTGTCCGATGAATATCCGGCGCGAGCGAGGCAAGATCGCACTTGCGGATGGCGTGATGGCCGATGTCGTGCGCATCGAAACCATTTTTCGCGAGTTGCGCGGCCGCTCGGGCGGACCGTTTCTGTTTGGCGGATTTTCGGCAGCCGACGCGATGTTTGCGCCGGTCGTCAGCCGCTTCGATACCTATGACCTTGTAACTGCCAGCGATACGTTGAGTTATATGTCGGCGCTAAAGGCGCATCCTGCCTGGCTGAAGTGGGAAGCTGCGGCCCGGGCCGAACCCTGGAGCGTGCCGAAAGACGAGGTCTGA
- the mtgA gene encoding monofunctional biosynthetic peptidoglycan transglycosylase — MDISPEREDSIAMPAHRRLFAWLRSRSIMTRIVLATAGFLILPYVLIFVYLIPFIHPVSTLMLRDIVLLRGYDRQWVSLDDISPGLVQSVMMSEDGQYCFHGGVDWGEMQELVAETLDGEATRGGSTIPMQTAKNLFLWNGRSFVRKALELPLAVASDLVWTKRRLMEIYLNIAEWGPGIYGIEAAARYHFKVPASKLSRRQAALLAVSLPNPIDRNAAKPRRGLRTLASVIERRAQGSGDYIRCLYD, encoded by the coding sequence TTGGACATATCGCCGGAAAGAGAGGACAGCATTGCGATGCCGGCTCATCGCCGTTTGTTCGCTTGGCTGCGCAGCCGGTCGATCATGACGCGCATCGTCCTTGCGACCGCCGGATTTCTGATCCTGCCCTATGTTCTGATCTTTGTTTATCTGATCCCTTTTATTCATCCCGTCTCGACGCTGATGCTGCGCGACATCGTGCTCCTGCGCGGCTACGACCGGCAATGGGTCTCTTTGGACGACATCTCGCCGGGTCTCGTTCAGTCCGTGATGATGTCCGAGGATGGTCAATACTGTTTCCACGGCGGGGTCGACTGGGGTGAAATGCAGGAGCTGGTCGCAGAGACCCTCGACGGCGAAGCGACCCGCGGCGGCAGCACAATCCCCATGCAGACGGCCAAGAACCTGTTTCTGTGGAATGGCCGCTCCTTTGTGCGCAAGGCACTTGAACTGCCGCTGGCGGTCGCCTCTGACCTCGTCTGGACCAAACGCCGGCTGATGGAGATCTATCTCAACATCGCCGAGTGGGGACCGGGTATCTACGGCATCGAGGCGGCGGCGCGCTATCATTTCAAGGTACCGGCTTCCAAGCTCTCGCGACGCCAGGCAGCGCTTTTGGCCGTTTCTCTTCCGAACCCGATCGACCGGAACGCCGCAAAGCCCCGCCGCGGCCTTCGCACGCTTGCCTCGGTCATCGAGCGCCGGGCTCAAGGTTCCGGCGATTACATCAGATGTCTTTATGATTGA
- a CDS encoding polyprenyl synthetase family protein — MVASSEAFDIRLKTNAQEIEALLDALLSDDMREDEIARPDSLRAAMHYAVLNGGKRLRPFLVVESALLLGGDKEAALRVGAALECIHCYSLVHDDLPAMDDDKLRRGKPTVHIAFDEATAILAGDSLLTYAFDIIAADETRLPEQSKVGLILALARSAGLGGMAGGQALDLAAEKNPPDESGIVTLQAMKTGALIRFACEAGAMIAGASSDDRKRLRAFGEKIGLAFQLADDLLDVTSDAATMGKATGKDLGRGKGTLVSLRGIGWAETELRRHVEDATRLLAPYGDAAATLAATAHFVAARKS, encoded by the coding sequence ATGGTCGCGAGCTCCGAAGCCTTCGATATCCGTTTGAAGACCAACGCCCAAGAGATCGAGGCGTTGCTGGACGCGCTGCTTTCCGATGACATGCGAGAAGATGAGATAGCCCGCCCTGATAGCCTGAGGGCGGCGATGCACTATGCGGTGCTGAACGGTGGCAAGCGGCTTCGCCCGTTTCTCGTCGTGGAGAGCGCGCTGCTCCTCGGCGGAGACAAAGAGGCGGCCTTGAGAGTGGGTGCAGCACTTGAATGCATTCACTGCTATTCGCTCGTTCATGACGATCTTCCAGCGATGGACGATGACAAGCTACGACGCGGCAAACCGACAGTGCACATAGCTTTCGACGAGGCGACCGCGATCCTTGCAGGCGACAGCCTTCTGACCTACGCCTTCGACATTATCGCCGCCGACGAGACGAGACTTCCGGAACAAAGCAAGGTGGGGCTGATCCTTGCGCTTGCGCGCAGCGCTGGCCTGGGCGGAATGGCTGGCGGACAGGCACTCGATCTCGCTGCGGAAAAAAACCCACCGGATGAAAGCGGCATCGTTACATTGCAGGCTATGAAGACTGGAGCGTTAATCCGCTTTGCTTGCGAAGCAGGCGCAATGATCGCCGGCGCTTCGAGCGATGATCGCAAGCGCCTGCGCGCTTTCGGCGAAAAGATCGGCCTTGCCTTCCAGCTCGCCGACGATCTTCTTGATGTCACATCAGACGCCGCCACCATGGGCAAGGCGACTGGCAAGGACTTGGGCCGCGGCAAAGGTACCCTCGTCTCTCTGCGTGGTATCGGATGGGCCGAAACCGAGCTCCGGCGCCACGTCGAGGATGCGACACGGCTGTTGGCGCCTTACGGCGATGCCGCTGCGACGCTCGCCGCCACCGCGCATTTTGTTGCCGCTCGAAAAAGCTGA
- the ispG gene encoding flavodoxin-dependent (E)-4-hydroxy-3-methylbut-2-enyl-diphosphate synthase, with the protein MSSPTDFDPKPRRASVAVDVGGVVVGGGAPVVVQSMTNTDTADIDSTVAQVAALFKAGSELVRITVDRDESAAAVPKIRERLLRLGMDVPLVGDFHYIGHKLLADHPACAEALAKYRINPGNVGFKDKKDKQFAEIIETAVRYDKPVRIGVNWGSLDQDLLTALMDKNAEAGSPLSARQVTREAIVQSALISATLAEEIGLPRNRIILSAKVSQVQDLIAVYSMLSERSDHALHLGLTEAGMGTKGIVASSAAMGYVLQYGIGDTIRVSLTPEPNGDRTREVQVAQELLQVMGFRQFVPVVAACPGCGRTTSTVFQELAQNIQNDIRKNMPVWREKYPGVEALNVAVMGCIVNGPGESKHADIGISLPGTGETPAAPVFIDGKKALTLRGPNIAADFEALVIDYIERRFGQKTAAE; encoded by the coding sequence ATGTCTTCACCTACCGATTTTGATCCGAAACCGCGCCGCGCTTCCGTCGCGGTCGACGTGGGCGGCGTCGTCGTCGGCGGCGGTGCGCCGGTTGTCGTGCAGTCGATGACAAATACGGATACGGCGGATATCGATTCCACTGTTGCGCAGGTTGCCGCCCTCTTCAAGGCGGGGTCGGAGCTCGTGCGCATCACCGTCGATCGTGACGAAAGCGCTGCTGCCGTTCCGAAGATTCGCGAGCGGCTCCTGCGCCTCGGCATGGATGTGCCGCTCGTCGGCGATTTCCACTATATCGGCCACAAGCTGCTTGCCGATCATCCGGCCTGCGCCGAAGCATTGGCGAAATACCGCATCAATCCAGGCAATGTCGGTTTCAAGGACAAGAAGGACAAGCAGTTCGCCGAAATCATCGAGACAGCGGTCCGCTATGACAAGCCGGTGCGTATCGGCGTCAACTGGGGTTCGCTCGACCAGGACCTGCTGACGGCGCTGATGGACAAGAATGCCGAGGCGGGTTCGCCGCTTTCGGCACGTCAGGTGACGCGCGAGGCGATCGTGCAATCGGCGTTGATCTCGGCCACCCTTGCCGAAGAAATCGGCCTGCCGCGAAACCGCATCATCCTGTCGGCCAAGGTCAGCCAGGTCCAGGATCTGATCGCTGTCTATTCCATGCTTTCCGAGCGCTCGGACCATGCGCTGCATCTCGGACTCACCGAAGCAGGAATGGGCACCAAGGGCATCGTCGCCTCGTCGGCTGCCATGGGCTACGTTCTGCAGTACGGCATCGGCGATACGATCCGCGTTTCGCTGACGCCGGAGCCGAATGGCGATCGTACACGCGAAGTGCAGGTGGCACAGGAACTGCTGCAGGTTATGGGTTTCCGACAGTTCGTGCCGGTGGTCGCCGCCTGTCCCGGCTGCGGCCGCACGACATCGACGGTTTTCCAGGAACTGGCGCAGAATATCCAGAACGATATCCGCAAGAACATGCCGGTCTGGCGGGAGAAATATCCGGGCGTGGAAGCCCTGAACGTCGCCGTGATGGGCTGCATCGTCAACGGGCCGGGCGAAAGCAAGCATGCCGATATCGGCATTTCGCTGCCTGGCACCGGTGAGACGCCGGCCGCTCCCGTTTTCATCGATGGCAAGAAGGCGCTGACGTTGCGCGGGCCGAACATTGCTGCGGATTTCGAGGCGCTTGTCATCGACTATATCGAAAGGCGCTTCGGTCAAAAGACCGCTGCTGAATAA
- a CDS encoding MFS transporter — protein sequence MDNPMNVAQGVRRGFLPKSRVAVSLLFLMNGFVVGCWAPKIPDFAERLELTKFQLGLMILVFGLGSLTLMPIAGAQIAKHGSHVVSRATAACVLPILLALTLAPNIVTGAIALFLFGGFIGAMDVAMNANAVAVEKSMRRAIMSSCHAFWSLGGLIGSGLGGLVIAKLGVLGHAQLATVLTLIFLVIAWPMILADPPHPDEKKEKTRLPMTPLPWLLGLMALFSMVPEGAVLDWGALYLRQEMNASVALSGFGFAAFSLTMAIMRFAGDLVRDKLGGVKTLRVCTLFAIAGMLIAALAPNAELAIVGFAFCGIGISNMVPIAFSAAGNVPGLKAGIGLSVVTTMGYSGMLVAPSAIGFAAEHVGFSAVFMALPVLLVVVLIFSKLARYADGISGGGH from the coding sequence ATGGATAATCCGATGAATGTGGCCCAGGGGGTCCGGCGTGGCTTCCTGCCGAAGAGTAGGGTTGCGGTGTCGCTGCTCTTCTTGATGAACGGCTTTGTCGTCGGTTGCTGGGCTCCGAAGATTCCGGATTTCGCGGAGCGTCTGGAGCTGACGAAATTCCAGCTCGGGCTGATGATCCTGGTGTTCGGCCTTGGGTCGTTGACATTGATGCCGATTGCCGGGGCGCAGATCGCCAAGCATGGCTCGCACGTGGTGTCGCGGGCAACTGCGGCCTGCGTACTGCCAATTCTTCTGGCGCTGACGCTGGCGCCGAATATTGTTACCGGCGCAATCGCGCTCTTCCTGTTTGGTGGGTTCATCGGCGCAATGGACGTCGCGATGAACGCCAACGCGGTTGCCGTCGAGAAGTCGATGCGCCGGGCGATCATGTCGTCCTGCCATGCCTTCTGGAGCCTTGGCGGCCTGATCGGTTCGGGCCTTGGCGGCCTCGTCATCGCCAAGCTCGGCGTTCTTGGCCATGCGCAGCTCGCCACCGTGCTCACGTTGATTTTCCTCGTGATCGCCTGGCCGATGATCCTTGCCGATCCGCCGCATCCCGATGAGAAGAAAGAAAAAACACGCCTGCCGATGACGCCTCTGCCATGGTTGCTTGGGCTCATGGCGCTCTTTTCGATGGTTCCGGAAGGTGCCGTGCTCGACTGGGGTGCGCTCTATCTCCGCCAGGAAATGAATGCATCCGTGGCTCTTTCCGGTTTCGGGTTTGCGGCCTTCTCGCTGACGATGGCAATCATGCGTTTCGCCGGCGATCTGGTGCGCGACAAGCTTGGCGGCGTCAAGACGCTGCGCGTCTGCACCCTCTTTGCCATCGCCGGCATGCTGATCGCAGCGCTTGCGCCGAATGCCGAGCTTGCCATTGTCGGCTTTGCGTTCTGCGGCATCGGCATTTCGAACATGGTGCCGATCGCCTTTTCCGCGGCAGGCAATGTCCCTGGTCTGAAGGCCGGGATCGGCCTTTCGGTCGTGACCACCATGGGCTATTCCGGCATGCTGGTTGCACCCTCTGCAATCGGCTTTGCAGCCGAGCATGTCGGCTTTAGCGCCGTCTTCATGGCGCTGCCCGTCCTGCTGGTCGTGGTGCTGATCTTTTCGAAGCTTGCCCGCTACGCGGACGGCATCTCCGGCGGCGGCCACTAG
- a CDS encoding DeoR/GlpR family DNA-binding transcription regulator, whose protein sequence is MNTSEMLLKERQNIISGKLQANGRVLAAELALEFGVSEDTIRRDLREMAAAGLCERVYGGALPVSPAGGSLKQRMGIALDRKQLLAQAAVPQIAPGSTVFFDAGSTNLAIAKALPSDMTLTAATNAPAIAAALIDNGGIDVILIGGMVDRQVGGALGAKAMRDMEQISPDLCILGACGIDLEAGVTTFGFEDAEFKRFATSRSRKVLVAVTSDKFGTAAPHGVLPVAHCECLVVEHDADEALLAAYRERGCRTVKARKAR, encoded by the coding sequence ATGAATACGTCCGAGATGCTGTTGAAGGAGCGGCAGAACATCATATCCGGCAAGCTTCAGGCGAACGGCCGCGTGCTTGCAGCTGAACTCGCGCTGGAATTCGGGGTTTCCGAAGATACGATCCGTCGCGATCTGCGCGAGATGGCAGCTGCCGGCCTCTGTGAGCGGGTCTATGGCGGTGCGCTGCCGGTTTCGCCTGCCGGCGGGAGCCTCAAGCAGCGGATGGGCATTGCCCTCGATCGCAAACAACTGCTGGCCCAAGCCGCCGTGCCGCAGATTGCGCCCGGGTCGACGGTGTTTTTTGATGCCGGAAGCACCAATCTGGCGATTGCCAAAGCCCTTCCATCAGACATGACGCTGACGGCTGCGACGAATGCGCCGGCAATTGCCGCAGCGCTGATAGACAACGGCGGCATCGATGTCATCCTGATCGGCGGAATGGTCGACCGGCAGGTGGGCGGCGCGCTCGGCGCCAAGGCGATGCGGGACATGGAACAGATCTCGCCAGACCTTTGCATTCTCGGCGCCTGCGGCATCGATCTGGAAGCGGGCGTCACGACATTCGGTTTCGAGGACGCGGAGTTCAAGCGGTTCGCGACGTCGCGAAGCCGGAAGGTGCTGGTTGCGGTGACCTCGGATAAATTCGGTACAGCGGCGCCGCACGGCGTCCTGCCGGTCGCGCATTGCGAATGCCTCGTCGTGGAGCACGACGCCGACGAGGCGCTGCTTGCGGCCTATCGCGAGCGGGGCTGCCGCACTGTCAAGGCGCGCAAGGCGCGATGA
- a CDS encoding amino acid ABC transporter substrate-binding protein translates to MKLLKTIAAAAFISAAASVSAQAGENLNAIKSAGVFKIGTEGTYAPFTYHDESGKLVGFDVEIGEAVAAKLGVKAEFVEGKWDGLIAGLDAKRYDTVINQVGITEARKQKYDFSEPYIASKAVLIARADDDSIKSFADLKGKKSAQSLTSNFGKLAEQSGAELVGTEGFDQSIQLVLTGRADATINDSLSFLDFKKHKPDANVKIAAEQENADYSGIIIRKKEPELLEAINKALADIKADGTYKKIADKYFGQDVSK, encoded by the coding sequence ATGAAACTCCTCAAGACCATCGCTGCCGCAGCCTTTATCTCGGCTGCTGCCTCCGTCTCCGCCCAGGCCGGCGAAAATCTCAACGCCATCAAGTCCGCAGGCGTTTTCAAGATCGGTACGGAAGGCACCTATGCGCCGTTCACCTACCATGACGAAAGCGGCAAGCTCGTGGGCTTCGACGTCGAGATCGGCGAAGCGGTTGCCGCCAAGCTCGGCGTCAAGGCCGAGTTCGTTGAAGGCAAGTGGGACGGCCTGATTGCCGGCCTCGACGCCAAGCGCTACGACACCGTCATCAACCAGGTCGGCATCACCGAAGCCCGCAAGCAGAAATACGACTTCTCCGAGCCCTATATCGCCTCCAAGGCGGTGCTCATCGCCCGTGCAGACGACGACAGCATCAAGAGCTTCGCCGACCTGAAGGGCAAGAAATCTGCCCAGTCGTTGACGAGCAACTTCGGCAAGCTCGCCGAGCAGTCCGGCGCAGAGCTCGTCGGTACCGAAGGCTTCGACCAATCGATCCAGCTCGTGCTGACCGGCCGCGCCGACGCAACGATCAATGACAGCCTCTCTTTCCTGGACTTCAAGAAGCACAAGCCGGACGCAAATGTGAAGATTGCGGCCGAGCAGGAAAACGCCGACTACTCCGGGATTATCATCCGCAAGAAAGAGCCGGAACTGCTCGAGGCGATCAACAAGGCACTGGCAGACATCAAGGCAGACGGCACCTACAAGAAGATCGCCGATAAATATTTCGGCCAGGACGTATCGAAGTAA
- a CDS encoding amino acid ABC transporter permease, producing MPHWLQLMAESLPTLLWAGLIFTIPLTLLSFVFGLALGLVTAVARLFGPAPIASIARFYVWVIRGTPLLVQLFVIFYGLPSLGILLDAFPAALIGFTLNIGAYSSEIIRAVISSVSKGQWEAAYSIGMNWRQAMSRTILPQAGRVAVPPLSNTFISLVKDTSLAAAITVPELFQAAQRIVATTYEPLILYIEAALIYLVLSSVLSALQVRLERRFARYGGMLEANA from the coding sequence GTGCCGCACTGGCTTCAACTGATGGCGGAATCGCTCCCCACGCTTTTGTGGGCCGGACTGATCTTCACCATACCGCTGACCCTGCTCTCCTTCGTCTTCGGCCTGGCGCTCGGGCTGGTGACTGCCGTGGCACGCCTCTTCGGCCCGGCTCCCATCGCCTCAATCGCGCGGTTCTACGTCTGGGTCATCCGCGGCACGCCGCTGCTCGTGCAGCTCTTCGTCATCTTCTATGGCCTGCCGAGCCTCGGCATTCTGCTCGATGCTTTTCCGGCGGCTCTGATCGGCTTCACGCTGAACATCGGCGCTTACAGCTCCGAAATCATCCGGGCGGTCATCTCCTCCGTTTCGAAGGGACAATGGGAAGCTGCCTATTCGATCGGCATGAACTGGCGGCAGGCGATGAGCCGCACGATCTTGCCGCAGGCCGGTCGTGTCGCCGTGCCGCCGCTTTCAAATACCTTCATTTCATTGGTCAAGGATACGTCGCTGGCGGCAGCAATCACCGTGCCGGAGCTCTTCCAGGCTGCACAGCGCATCGTTGCGACAACTTATGAGCCGCTGATCCTTTATATCGAGGCAGCGCTGATCTACCTCGTTTTGAGCTCCGTTCTCTCAGCGCTGCAGGTACGGCTCGAGCGCCGCTTCGCGCGCTACGGTGGCATGCTGGAGGCCAATGCATGA